The Acetivibrio saccincola genome window below encodes:
- a CDS encoding ABC-2 transporter permease — protein MLRLVIKDILIQKKTFIGALIYLIFVIFAFQGLEGNAYTAAIVAFSYLMVMGAFGHDDKNKSDIMLNSLPIKRKNIVMAKYISLFAYITIGTLAFIAVNSLVSVSNINIKTYPVTLESIISAIFAISLLNSISFPLMFKLGFTKSRVFNMILFLSIFFAAPYVVKFFSKPESAFAVKIINFLKNQSDIAIVSGLLAASFIILLISYLISVKMYKGREF, from the coding sequence ATGCTTAGACTTGTAATTAAAGATATACTTATACAAAAGAAAACCTTTATTGGTGCACTTATCTATTTGATATTTGTTATTTTTGCATTTCAGGGTCTGGAAGGGAATGCCTATACCGCTGCAATTGTTGCTTTTTCATATTTGATGGTAATGGGAGCATTTGGCCATGATGATAAAAATAAATCGGATATTATGTTAAACAGTCTTCCTATTAAGAGAAAAAATATAGTAATGGCAAAGTATATATCATTATTTGCCTATATTACCATTGGAACATTAGCGTTTATTGCTGTTAATTCACTAGTTTCAGTATCTAATATCAATATAAAAACATATCCTGTGACTCTTGAATCGATAATTAGTGCTATTTTTGCCATCAGTTTATTAAATTCAATATCTTTTCCGCTGATGTTCAAATTAGGTTTCACTAAATCAAGGGTTTTTAACATGATATTGTTTCTTTCAATATTCTTTGCCGCTCCTTATGTAGTTAAGTTTTTTTCAAAACCGGAAAGTGCATTTGCCGTGAAAATTATTAATTTTTTAAAAAACCAGTCTGACATTGCAATAGTGTCAGGATTACTGGCTGCATCCTTTATAATTCTATTAATTTCATACCTGATTTCAGTTAAAATGTATAAAGGAAGGGAATTTTAA
- a CDS encoding M15 family metallopeptidase, with translation MNLSKHRAKVFFCIIGIISLSFGFSTAFSRKVLNDSEGKILDTEFSLYERTMKRDILSLMMAYPEHIEGVRKKDDGNVYIVMKSGNEIIYDDRGEKSFSEKIYNGDLQDMLEDIYPLWDTYEIMEKNIDPGRIRVYPLLKEVYGSSEKEVSSNLENVFIGGSAFAFNKNNNASKALKKAIDEVYQLLKVKPEIYQHVFPVNGTYNYRFIAGTNLLSPHAFAIAVDLKSDSRDYWKWATPEQAQERLDSYPRDVVKIFENNNFIWGGKWSHSDILHFEYRPEIIIKSKYFVESHEAVDPWYYGFPTDDENVRQYIKIIEEALD, from the coding sequence ATGAATTTATCAAAGCATAGGGCAAAAGTTTTCTTTTGTATAATTGGAATAATATCATTATCCTTTGGCTTTTCTACGGCTTTTAGCCGAAAAGTGCTAAATGACAGTGAGGGGAAAATCTTAGACACTGAATTCAGTTTATATGAAAGAACTATGAAAAGGGATATTTTGTCCTTGATGATGGCCTATCCTGAACATATAGAAGGTGTAAGAAAAAAGGATGACGGGAATGTTTACATTGTGATGAAGTCAGGTAATGAAATTATTTATGATGACAGAGGGGAAAAAAGCTTTAGCGAGAAAATTTATAACGGAGATCTTCAGGATATGCTAGAGGATATATACCCTTTATGGGATACCTATGAGATAATGGAAAAAAATATAGACCCGGGGCGCATCAGGGTATATCCTTTACTTAAGGAGGTTTATGGCAGTTCGGAAAAAGAGGTAAGTTCAAATCTTGAAAATGTGTTTATAGGGGGAAGTGCCTTTGCATTCAATAAAAATAATAATGCTTCAAAAGCACTTAAAAAAGCCATTGATGAAGTTTATCAACTGCTTAAGGTAAAGCCTGAAATATACCAGCATGTATTTCCCGTAAACGGCACTTACAACTATCGTTTTATAGCAGGTACCAATTTATTAAGCCCCCATGCCTTTGCAATTGCAGTGGATTTAAAAAGCGACAGCAGGGATTACTGGAAGTGGGCAACACCGGAACAGGCTCAGGAAAGACTTGATAGTTACCCTAGGGATGTTGTAAAAATATTTGAGAATAACAATTTTATATGGGGAGGTAAATGGTCTCATTCTGACATACTTCATTTTGAATACAGACCTGAAATAATAATAAAATCAAAATATTTTGTGGAATCCCACGAGGCAGTTGACCCCTGGTATTATGGCTTTCCTACAGATGATGAAAATGTACGGCAATACATAAAAATAATTGAAGAAGCTTTAGATTAA
- a CDS encoding RCC1 domain-containing protein: MWKTSPKKTTLCLCLILIFNLVTGCFFSKKSNEELYTEAINHIKEKAYPQAMGILMKLGDYKDSENLLEQIRYLIEGSYICNGTWAVGAITKDGRVQIAYKGDNNKYTGTESLNNIKAICMGGNSVEALTKDGKVITTSTISKEALLNFKSDITREIANVIEEVSSWDNIKAFKANYPQSAVAVTNDGFVYTAYPFLGKKDVKAISKWKNIVSIADGMGYIAGLKKNGTVECRVFSYPGKIKTSKWKNIVSISAGGDLIGLKKDGTVVSAGTNKFGRGEVSTWKDIIAISSCDIYTMGLKRDGTVVITEGATERKIDVSDWTDIVAIAAGEYFAIGLKSDGTMVLSGDCSPSGIETPDVLNMKDLFVPEIIIN, from the coding sequence ATGTGGAAAACAAGCCCTAAAAAAACAACCTTGTGTTTATGCCTGATACTTATATTCAATCTGGTTACAGGGTGTTTTTTTTCAAAAAAATCAAATGAGGAATTATATACTGAGGCAATTAACCATATAAAAGAAAAAGCATACCCCCAGGCAATGGGTATTTTAATGAAGCTGGGAGATTATAAAGACTCTGAAAATTTATTGGAACAAATACGGTATTTAATTGAAGGTTCTTATATATGTAACGGTACTTGGGCCGTGGGAGCCATTACAAAAGACGGCAGGGTGCAAATAGCCTATAAAGGTGATAATAACAAATATACCGGTACAGAATCATTGAATAATATAAAAGCCATATGTATGGGCGGTAATTCTGTTGAGGCTCTTACAAAGGACGGAAAAGTAATAACAACAAGTACCATTTCAAAAGAAGCATTGTTGAACTTTAAATCTGACATAACCAGGGAAATAGCCAATGTTATTGAAGAAGTATCCAGTTGGGACAATATAAAAGCATTTAAGGCAAACTATCCTCAATCTGCTGTTGCAGTTACCAATGACGGATTTGTTTATACAGCTTATCCTTTCCTCGGTAAAAAAGATGTTAAAGCAATTTCTAAGTGGAAAAATATAGTATCAATTGCAGACGGAATGGGTTATATAGCGGGTCTTAAAAAAAACGGTACTGTTGAATGTCGTGTTTTTTCTTATCCCGGAAAAATAAAAACATCAAAGTGGAAAAACATTGTTTCTATATCTGCAGGCGGCGACCTTATCGGTTTAAAAAAAGACGGAACCGTTGTATCTGCCGGTACAAACAAATTTGGAAGAGGAGAAGTATCCACCTGGAAAGACATAATTGCCATATCCAGCTGTGATATTTATACAATGGGTTTAAAAAGAGACGGTACTGTGGTTATAACTGAAGGTGCCACCGAAAGAAAAATAGATGTAAGTGACTGGACTGATATTGTAGCCATTGCAGCCGGTGAATATTTTGCCATAGGTTTAAAATCCGACGGCACAATGGTTTTATCAGGGGACTGCAGCCCTAGTGGTATTGAGACTCCTGATGTATTAAATATGAAGGATTTGTTTGTTCCGGAAATTATTATTAATTAG
- a CDS encoding GntR family transcriptional regulator produces MNIIISNSSEKPIYEQIISQIKDHIIKGVLKEADALPSIRSLAKELKISVITTKRAYDELQKEGFITVVPGKGTYVAAQNKDLLRESRLRIVEEKLLEAVNAAKSIDLSFDELLEMLKLFYEEDY; encoded by the coding sequence ATGAACATTATTATTTCAAACTCCTCTGAAAAGCCCATTTATGAGCAAATAATTTCGCAGATAAAGGACCATATCATAAAGGGTGTACTAAAAGAGGCTGATGCTCTTCCGTCTATAAGGAGCCTGGCAAAGGAGTTAAAAATAAGTGTGATTACAACCAAAAGAGCATATGATGAATTGCAAAAAGAAGGGTTTATAACCGTTGTTCCCGGAAAGGGCACTTATGTTGCCGCACAAAATAAGGACCTATTAAGGGAGTCAAGGCTCAGGATTGTTGAAGAAAAGCTTTTGGAGGCAGTAAATGCTGCAAAATCCATAGACCTGTCCTTTGATGAACTTTTGGAAATGTTAAAACTATTTTATGAGGAGGATTATTGA
- a CDS encoding HAD family hydrolase — translation MRYEYIFFDLDGTIIDSSEGVTSSVAYALEKYNIKVSDKKELYKFIGPPIIESFQNFYGFSKEKAGEALKYYREHYKEKGVFQNTLYPGIEDLIKALKDDNRTLIIATSKPEVYAKQILEDFGIAKFFTHIAGSTLDGTRLTKSDVMKYAVEISDIKDFSKAVMIGDREYDVLGAKEMGLSSIGVLYGFGSKEELEKAGADFIAASAQDIGKILLG, via the coding sequence ATGAGATATGAATATATATTCTTTGATTTAGACGGGACAATTATAGACTCTTCAGAAGGTGTGACAAGTTCCGTTGCCTATGCACTTGAAAAATATAATATTAAAGTCAGTGACAAAAAAGAATTGTATAAATTTATCGGTCCCCCTATAATAGAATCTTTCCAAAACTTTTATGGTTTTTCAAAAGAGAAAGCAGGTGAAGCACTAAAATACTACCGTGAGCACTACAAGGAAAAGGGTGTATTTCAAAACACACTCTATCCGGGGATTGAAGATTTAATAAAAGCATTAAAGGATGATAACAGAACTCTTATAATTGCAACATCCAAACCTGAAGTATATGCAAAACAAATATTAGAGGATTTTGGCATTGCTAAGTTTTTTACCCACATTGCAGGAAGCACCCTTGACGGAACAAGGCTTACCAAATCCGATGTTATGAAGTATGCAGTTGAAATTTCTGATATTAAAGACTTTTCAAAGGCAGTAATGATTGGTGACAGGGAGTATGATGTTTTAGGCGCAAAGGAAATGGGCTTAAGTTCCATTGGTGTCTTGTATGGATTTGGCAGCAAGGAAGAGCTAGAAAAAGCAGGTGCAGATTTCATTGCAGCCTCAGCTCAGGATATCGGAAAGATTTTGTTGGGATGA
- a CDS encoding ABC transporter ATP-binding protein, which translates to MAPILEIKNLRKEFKGFCLKNINITLERGFIMGFIGPNGAGKSTTIKLILNLINRDGGEINIFGKDNIKYEVEVKNKIGFVLDESYYYDEITVKEMKSIIAPFYSDWDEDTFNKYVKDFGLPVNKKIKELSKGMKMKFSLAVALSHNAELLIMDEPTSGLDPVIRSELLDILSDLIQDENKGVFFSTHITSDLDKIADYITFINDGEIVFSTSKDDILDNFGLVKGPKELVSESNLGEFIGIKKNQYGFEALVQDKEKIKKLYGDKVIIEKPALEDIMIYYTRRGKNA; encoded by the coding sequence ATGGCACCCATTCTTGAAATAAAAAACTTAAGGAAAGAGTTTAAGGGTTTTTGTTTAAAGAACATAAACATTACTCTCGAAAGAGGATTTATAATGGGATTTATCGGTCCTAACGGTGCCGGTAAAAGTACCACCATTAAACTTATATTAAATCTTATAAACAGGGATGGCGGAGAGATAAATATATTTGGGAAAGACAACATTAAATATGAAGTGGAAGTGAAAAACAAGATTGGGTTTGTATTGGATGAAAGTTACTATTATGATGAAATTACCGTTAAGGAAATGAAGAGTATAATTGCCCCTTTTTACAGTGATTGGGATGAGGACACTTTTAATAAATATGTTAAGGATTTTGGCCTTCCCGTTAATAAAAAAATAAAGGAACTTTCTAAAGGAATGAAAATGAAATTTTCACTGGCTGTTGCACTGTCACATAATGCAGAACTTTTAATTATGGATGAACCTACATCAGGACTTGATCCGGTGATAAGAAGTGAACTTTTGGATATACTGAGTGATTTAATTCAGGACGAGAACAAAGGGGTTTTCTTCTCTACTCATATTACTTCAGACCTGGATAAAATTGCTGACTATATTACATTTATAAATGACGGAGAGATAGTTTTTAGCACTTCTAAAGATGATATACTGGATAACTTTGGTCTGGTGAAGGGGCCGAAGGAATTAGTTTCTGAAAGTAATTTAGGCGAATTCATAGGAATTAAGAAAAATCAATATGGTTTTGAAGCCCTTGTACAAGACAAGGAAAAAATCAAAAAATTATATGGTGACAAAGTCATCATTGAAAAACCTGCGTTGGAAGATATTATGATTTATTATACAAGGAGGGGTAAAAATGCTTAG
- a CDS encoding EFR1 family ferrodoxin (N-terminal region resembles flavodoxins. C-terminal ferrodoxin region binds two 4Fe-4S clusters.): protein MRGLICYCSNTGNTELTSRYIDKNISNAQFDFYNISEGGYFNLDEYDIIGFGTYTHWWGMPEVFESFINSLNKQENKNAFIFNTYSHFSGNTQKCMYTKLREKGFKIIAAHSLRVPTSYPPKRARKKKKIKDSPNFKEFWKFNCFINKLDGYIDRISKERSVDEVKIRTNVIGFLLSKYIKPKMKDITGKKYVDAKLCTQCGECGRVCTYGAVVFKKDKVTFNKSKCRNCWACFNNCPQQAIYTENVKGAAQYRGPCKQLAMKLK from the coding sequence ATGAGGGGACTAATTTGTTATTGTTCAAATACGGGAAATACTGAACTTACAAGTAGATATATTGATAAAAATATAAGCAATGCCCAATTTGACTTTTATAATATTTCAGAAGGCGGGTATTTTAATTTAGATGAATATGATATTATAGGTTTTGGTACATATACTCATTGGTGGGGGATGCCTGAGGTTTTTGAAAGCTTTATAAATTCTTTAAATAAGCAAGAAAATAAAAATGCTTTTATATTTAATACGTATTCCCATTTTAGTGGAAATACCCAGAAGTGTATGTATACCAAATTAAGAGAAAAGGGATTTAAAATAATAGCTGCCCATTCCCTGCGCGTTCCTACCAGTTATCCGCCTAAGAGGGCGAGAAAGAAGAAAAAGATTAAAGACTCTCCAAACTTTAAAGAGTTTTGGAAATTTAACTGTTTTATAAACAAGTTAGACGGGTATATTGACAGGATCTCAAAGGAGAGAAGTGTAGATGAAGTTAAAATAAGAACCAATGTAATTGGATTTTTGCTTTCTAAGTATATAAAACCTAAAATGAAAGATATTACAGGGAAAAAATATGTGGATGCAAAGTTATGTACCCAATGTGGTGAATGTGGGAGAGTATGTACCTACGGTGCTGTTGTTTTTAAAAAAGATAAAGTTACTTTTAACAAGTCTAAATGCAGGAATTGCTGGGCATGTTTTAACAACTGCCCACAGCAGGCAATATATACAGAAAATGTTAAGGGAGCTGCACAGTACAGAGGACCATGTAAACAACTGGCTATGAAATTAAAATAG
- a CDS encoding GumC domain-containing protein, whose product MDEKIYELITKMYSDITKRLDGIDERLGGVDNRLDGIDERLDGVDNRLDGIDERLDGVDNRLDGIDERLDGVDNRLDGIDERLDGVDNRLDGIDERLDGVDNRLDGIDERLGGVDNRLDGIDEKLGGVDNRLDGIDLRLDGLDADVKKLGNQLTKLEVELKDDIKALYDGYKQTYEKVTFLESKLDKQEVEIRVVKGGK is encoded by the coding sequence TTGGATGAAAAAATTTATGAATTGATAACAAAAATGTATTCAGACATTACAAAAAGGTTAGACGGAATTGATGAAAGGTTAGGCGGGGTAGACAATAGGTTAGACGGAATTGATGAAAGGTTAGACGGGGTAGACAATAGGTTAGACGGAATTGATGAAAGGTTAGACGGGGTAGACAATAGGTTAGACGGAATTGATGAAAGGTTAGACGGGGTAGACAATAGGTTAGACGGAATTGATGAAAGGTTAGACGGGGTAGACAATAGGTTAGACGGAATTGATGAAAGGTTAGACGGGGTAGACAATAGGTTAGACGGAATTGATGAAAGGTTAGGCGGGGTAGATAATAGGTTAGACGGAATTGATGAAAAGTTAGGCGGGGTAGATAATAGATTAGATGGAATAGACCTTAGATTAGATGGGCTTGATGCAGATGTTAAAAAATTAGGTAATCAGCTTACAAAATTAGAAGTGGAATTAAAAGACGACATAAAAGCATTATATGACGGATATAAGCAAACCTATGAAAAAGTTACTTTCCTTGAGAGTAAACTCGATAAACAAGAAGTAGAAATCAGGGTTGTTAAAGGCGGAAAATGA